A stretch of Carya illinoinensis cultivar Pawnee chromosome 14, C.illinoinensisPawnee_v1, whole genome shotgun sequence DNA encodes these proteins:
- the LOC122293300 gene encoding disease resistance protein Roq1-like isoform X7 produces the protein MATQTPSSSTSEHTKIRKRGNSSCSEEDEKIITSSPTSSSTPRWKYEVFLSFYGKDTRMSFTDHLYVDLKRKGILVFRDDEALKRGKCISQELSQAIQESQSAIVIFSAKYASSEWCLRELAEIVEWEEKNDLIIIPIFYHVDPSDVRNQRGTFKEAFAAHEKDPKVDIKEIDTWRNACIKVGNLAGEHIKGDRYESTIIKEIGRRIAHELNSRFSRHDYNKLVAIDSHVDRMIELLDMESDDVRFVGIHGMGGVGKTMLAEIIYDRVSNCRFEGSSFISCIREESKARGLASLQKQLLSMIMEEKIQIWDQNHGDRMRKKILHNKKVFIVLDDVDSDEQLTALAGDRKWFGPGSRVIITCRDSHLLRRYEVNPIYKVEQLEIAEALQLFSLSAFKETHPIEDYMDLSMDFVNYAQGLPLALKVLGSFLYEREIDAWKSEKDKLKAFPNPKIMDVLQISFNGLQKSQKDLFLDMACYFRGQHGVDYIFDDDMAESFGHYRIDVDVLIEKSLLSKSEYGLLSMHDLLKEMGQEIVQRECPQEPGKRSRIFCLEDLYQVLKNDAGTDAIKGIAVYSCPEMKQRLNAKALSKMTKLRFFKFHHSQSIKWHGKPLNYMQTNELRFIEWFGYHLKSWPSSFKPKNLTVLRMYSSQIKQLWKGSMDLDNLKELDMGHSENLIETPDLSGAPNLEIIDFQNCRSLCEVHPSIKELKQLKQLSMAGTGIKHLWKGTLVVLHNLKILNLSNCKNLIETPDLTRTPNLEEIDFTGCTNLCEVHPSIKVLKQIKKIMIIGTGIKQLWKGSLMVLHNLKKLHMGDSENLIETPDLSGAPNLEIIYFQNCRSLCEVHPSIKELKQLKELSMIGTGIKHLWKGTLVVLHNLKILALSYCKNLIETPDLTGTPNLEEIYFTGCTNLCEVHPSIKVLKQIKKIMIIGTGIKQLWKGSLMDFDNLKELDMGDSENLIETSDLSGAPNPEIIDFQNCRSLCEVHPSIKELKQLKELSMIGTGIKHLWKGTLVVLHNLKILNLSDCKNLIETPDLTGTPNLEEIYFIGCTNLREVHPSIKELKQLKELSMIGTGIKHLWKGTLVVLHNLKILDLTNCKNLIELPDLTGAQNLEEIYITGCTSLCEVHPSIKVLKQIQKIIIIGTGIKQLWNGSLMDLDNLKELDMGDSENLIETPDLSGAPNLEIIDFQNCRSLCEVHPSIKELKQLKELSMIGTGIKQLWNGTLVGLDNLKILDLGDCKNLIETPDLSGTPNLEEIDFIGCTNLCEVHPSIKVLKQIQKIIMAGTGIKHLWKGTSVGLDNLKILDLGDCKNLIEIPDLTGAQNLEEIYVTGCLSFCKVHPSIKVLKQIQKIIMAGTGIKQLWEGTLVQVLQNLKILDLSNCKNLIEIPDLTGAQNLEEIYLTGCTSLCEDHRSMKVLKQRQKIKMVG, from the exons ATGGCCACTCAAACACCCTCTTCATCTACTTCCGAACATACTAAGATAAGAAAAAGAGGCAATTCATCTTGTTcggaagaagatgaaaaaatcaTAACCTCTTCCCCAACTTCTTCCTCGACTCCTCGATGGAAATATGAAGTTTTCCTTAGTTTCTATGGCAAAGACACTCGCATGAGCTTTACGGATCATCTATATGTTGATTTAAAACGGAAAGGTATTCTCGTCTTTAGGGATGATGAAGCACTCAAGCGAGGAAAATGCATTTCTCAAGAGCTTTCGCAAGCAATTCAAGAATCTCAATCTGCCATAGTCATTTTTTCAGCAAAGTATGCTTCTTCCGAATGGTGCCTTAGGGAACTTGCCGAGATCGTTGAATGGGAGGAAAAGAATGATCTCATAATTATTCCTATTTTCTACCATGTGGATCCTTCAGACGTAAGAAATCAAAGAGGGACTTTTAAAGAAGCTTTCGCTGCACATGAAAAAGATCCCAAGGTAGACATCAAAGAGATTGATACGTGGAGAAATGCTTGCATAAAAGTCGGTAATCTTGCCGGAGAGCACATAAAGGGGGACAG GTACGAATCAACAATTATAAAAGAAATCGGTAGACGTATAGCTCATGAGTTGAATTCTAGATTCTCACGTCATGATTACAATAAACTTGTTGCAATAGACTCCCATGTAGACAGAATGATAGAGTTACTGGATATGGAATCAGATGATGTTCGCTTTGTAGGAATTCATGGGATGGGTGGCGTTGGTAAGACAATGCTGGctgaaataatttatgatagAGTTTCTAATTGTCGATTTGAAGGAAGCAGCTTTATTTCTTGCATTAGAGAAGAATCTAAAGCTCGTGGTCTAGCTTCTTTACAAAAACAACTTCTTTCTATGATCATGgaagaaaaaatacaaatatggGATCAAAACCATGGAGATCGGATGAGAAAGAAGATCCTGCATAATAAAAAGGTTTTTATCGTCCTTGATGATGTGGATAGTGACGAGCAACTAACGGCATTAGCAGGGGATCGGAAATGGTTTGGTCCAGGGAGTAGGGTGATCATAACATGCAGAGATAGTCATCTATTGAGAAGATATGAAGTGAATCCTATCTATAAGGTTGAGCAGCTTGAAATAGCAGAAGCTTTGCAACTCTTTAGTTTGTCAGCCTTCAAGGAAACCCATCCAATAGAGGATTACATGGATCTATCTATGGATTTTGTAAATTATGCTCAAGGCCTTCCTTTGGCTCTTAAAGTTTTGGGTTCCTTCCTatatgagagagaaatagatgCGTGGAAAAGTGAGAAAGATAAACTAAAAGCATTTCCGAATCCAAAAATTATGGATGTACTTCAAATAAGTTTTAATGGGCTGCAGAAATCACAAAAAGACTTATTTTTGGATATGGCGTGTTATTTCCGAGGACAGCATGGGGTGGATTACATATTTGATGATGACATGGCAGAAAGTTTTGGTCATTATCGCATTGATGTTGACGTTCTCATTGAGAAGTCCCTCTTAAGCAAATCAGAATATGGATTGTtgtccatgcatgatttgctaAAAGAAATGGGCCAGGAAATAGTTCAGCGTGAATGCCCTCAAGAACCAGGAAAACGTAGTAGAATCTTTTGCTTGGAGGATCTATATCAAGTATTGAAGAATGATGCT GGAACTGATGCAATTAAAGGCATAGCCGTGTATTCTTGTCCTGAAATGAAACAGAGACTCAATGCCAAAGCATTGTCAAAAATGacaaaattgagattttttaaattccaTCATTCTCAATCTATAAAATGGCATGGAAAACCTTTAAACTACATGCAAACCAATGAGTTGCGATTCATAGAGTGGTTTGGATATCATTTGAAATCTTGGCCGAGCAGTTTCAAACCAAAAAATCTTACTGTACTAAGGATGTATTCCAGCCAGATCAAACAATTATGGAAGGGGTCGATG GATTTAGACAATTTGAAGGAATTAGATATGGGTCATTCTGAGAATTTGATTGAAACTCCAGATTTGAGTGGAGCCCCAAATCTTGAGATAATAGACTTTCAAAATTGTAGAAGTTTATGCGAGGTCCACCCATCCATTAAAGAGCTCAAACAACTAAAACAATTATCCATGGCTGGCACAGGAATCAAACACCTATGGAAGGGGACGTTGGTG GTTTTACACAATTTGAAGATCTTAAATTTGAGTAATTGTAAAAACTTGATTGAAACACCAGATTTGACAAGAACTCCAAATCTTGAGGAAATAGACTTTACAGGTTGTACAAACTTGTGTGAGGTCCACCCATCCATCAAAGTgctcaaacaaattaaaaaaataatgataattggCACTGGAATCAAACAACTATGGAAGGGGTCGTTAATG GTTTTACacaatttgaagaaattacatATGGGTGATTCTGAGAATTTGATTGAAACTCCAGATTTGAGTGGAGCCCCAAATCTTGAGATAATATACTTTCAAAATTGTAGAAGTTTATGTGAGGTCCACCCATCCATTAAAGAGctcaaacaactaaaagaattaTCCATGATtggcaccggaatcaaacaccTATGGAAGGGGACGTTGGTG GTTTTACACAATTTAAAGATCTTAGCTTTGAGTTATTGTAAAAACTTGATTGAAACACCAGATTTGACAGGAACTCCAAATCTTGAGGAAATATACTTTACAGGTTGTACAAACTTGTGTGAGGTCCACCCATCCATCAAAGTgctcaaacaaattaaaaaaataatgataattggCACTGGAATCAAACAACTATGGAAGGGGTCGTTAATG GATTTTGACAATTTGAAGGAATTAGATATGGGTGATTCTGAGAATTTGATTGAAACTTCAGATTTGAGTGGAGCCCCAAATCCTGAGATAATAGACTTTCAAAATTGTAGAAGTTTATGTGAGGTCCACCCATCCATTAAAGAGctcaaacaactaaaagaattaTCCATGATtggcaccggaatcaaacaccTATGGAAGGGGACGTTGGTG GTTTTACACAATTTGAAGATCTTAAATTTGAGTGATTGTAAAAACTTGATTGAAACACCAGATTTGACAGGAACTCCAAATCTTGAGGAAATATACTTTATAGGTTGTACAAACTTGCGTGAGGTCCACCCATCCATTAAAGAGctcaaacaactaaaagaattaTCCATGATtggcaccggaatcaaacaccTATGGAAGGGGACGTTGGTG GTTTTACACAATTTGAAGATCTTAGATCTGACTAATTGTAAGAACTTGATTGAACTACCAGATTTGACAGGAGCCCAAAATCTTGAGGAAATATACATTACAGGTTGTACAAGCTTGTGTGAGGTCCACCCATCCATCAAAGTGCtcaaacaaattcaaaaaataataataattggcaCTGGAATCAAACAACTATGGAATGGGTCGTTAATG GATTTAGACAATTTGAAGGAATTAGATATGGGTGATTCTGAGAATTTGATTGAAACTCCAGATTTGAGTGGAGCCCCAAATCTTGAGATAATAGACTTTCAAAATTGTAGAAGTTTATGTGAGGTCCACCCATCCATTAAAGAGctcaaacaactaaaagaattaTCCATGATtggcaccggaatcaaacaactaTGGAATGGGACGTTGGTG GGTTTAGACAATTTGAAGATCTTAGATCTGGGTGATTGTAAGAACTTGATTGAAACACCAGATTTGTCAGGAACCCCAAATCTTGAGGAAATAGACTTTATAGGTTGTACAAACTTGTGTGAGGTCCACCCATCCATCAAAGTGCTCAAGCAAATACAGAAAATAATAATGGCTGGCACAGGAATCAAACACCTATGGAAGGGGACGTCAGTG GGTTTAGACAATTTAAAGATCTTAGATCTGGGTGATTGTAAGAACTTGATTGAAATACCAGATTTGACAGGTGCCCAAAATCTTGAGGAAATATACGTTACAGGTTGTCTAAGCTTTTGTAAGGTCCACCCATCCATCAAAGTGCtcaaacaaattcaaaaaataataatggctGGCACTGGAATCAAACAACTATGGGAGGGGACGTTGGTG CAGGTTTTACAGAATTTGAAGATCTTAGATTTGAGTAATTGTAAGAACTTGATTGAAATACCAGATTTGACAGGAGCCCAAAATCTTGAGGAAATATACTTAACAGGTTGTACAAGCCTGTGTGAGGACCACCGATCCATGAAAGTTCTCAagcaaagacaaaaaataaaaatggttggCTAA
- the LOC122293300 gene encoding disease resistance-like protein DSC2 isoform X8, giving the protein MATQTPSSSTSEHTKIRKRGNSSCSEEDEKIITSSPTSSSTPRWKYEVFLSFYGKDTRMSFTDHLYVDLKRKGILVFRDDEALKRGKCISQELSQAIQESQSAIVIFSAKYASSEWCLRELAEIVEWEEKNDLIIIPIFYHVDPSDVRNQRGTFKEAFAAHEKDPKVDIKEIDTWRNACIKVGNLAGEHIKGDRYESTIIKEIGRRIAHELNSRFSRHDYNKLVAIDSHVDRMIELLDMESDDVRFVGIHGMGGVGKTMLAEIIYDRVSNCRFEGSSFISCIREESKARGLASLQKQLLSMIMEEKIQIWDQNHGDRMRKKILHNKKVFIVLDDVDSDEQLTALAGDRKWFGPGSRVIITCRDSHLLRRYEVNPIYKVEQLEIAEALQLFSLSAFKETHPIEDYMDLSMDFVNYAQGLPLALKVLGSFLYEREIDAWKSEKDKLKAFPNPKIMDVLQISFNGLQKSQKDLFLDMACYFRGQHGVDYIFDDDMAESFGHYRIDVDVLIEKSLLSKSEYGLLSMHDLLKEMGQEIVQRECPQEPGKRSRIFCLEDLYQVLKNDAGTDAIKGIAVYSCPEMKQRLNAKALSKMTKLRFFKFHHSQSIKWHGKPLNYMQTNELRFIEWFGYHLKSWPSSFKPKNLTVLRMYSSQIKQLWKGSMDLDNLKELDMGHSENLIETPDLSGAPNLEIIDFQNCRSLCEVHPSIKELKQLKQLSMAGTGIKHLWKGTLVVLHNLKILNLSNCNNLIETPDLTGTPNLEEINFTDCTNLREVHPSIKVLKQIQIIRIIGTGIKHLWKGTLVVLHNLKFLALSYCKNLIETPDLTGTPNLEEIYFTGCTNLCEVHPSIKVLKQIKKIMIIGTGIKQLWKGSLMDLDNLKKLDMGHSENLIETPDLSGAPNLEIIDFQNCRSLCEVHPSIKELKQLKQLSMAGTGIKHLWKGTLVVLHNLKILNLSNCKNLIETPDLTRTPNLEEIDFTGCTNLCEVHPSIKVLKQIKKIMIIGTGIKQLWKGSLMVLHNLKKLHMGDSENLIETPDLSGAPNLEIIYFQNCRSLCEVHPSIKELKQLKELSMIGTGIKHLWKGTLVVLHNLKILALSYCKNLIETPDLTGTPNLEEIYFTGCTNLCEVHPSIKVLKQIKKIMIIGTGIKQLWKGSLMDLDNLKELDMGDSENLIETPDLSGAPNLEIIDFQNCRSLCEVHPSIKELKQLKELSMIGTGIKQLWNGTLVGLDNLKILDLGDCKNLIETPDLSGTPNLEEIDFIGCTNLCEVHPSIKVLKQIQKIIMAGTGIKHLWKGTSVGLDNLKILDLGDCKNLIEIPDLTGAQNLEEIYVTGCLSFCKVHPSIKVLKQIQKIIMAGTGIKQLWEGTLVQVLQNLKILDLSNCKNLIEIPDLTGAQNLEEIYLTGCTSLCEDHRSMKVLKQRQKIKMVG; this is encoded by the exons ATGGCCACTCAAACACCCTCTTCATCTACTTCCGAACATACTAAGATAAGAAAAAGAGGCAATTCATCTTGTTcggaagaagatgaaaaaatcaTAACCTCTTCCCCAACTTCTTCCTCGACTCCTCGATGGAAATATGAAGTTTTCCTTAGTTTCTATGGCAAAGACACTCGCATGAGCTTTACGGATCATCTATATGTTGATTTAAAACGGAAAGGTATTCTCGTCTTTAGGGATGATGAAGCACTCAAGCGAGGAAAATGCATTTCTCAAGAGCTTTCGCAAGCAATTCAAGAATCTCAATCTGCCATAGTCATTTTTTCAGCAAAGTATGCTTCTTCCGAATGGTGCCTTAGGGAACTTGCCGAGATCGTTGAATGGGAGGAAAAGAATGATCTCATAATTATTCCTATTTTCTACCATGTGGATCCTTCAGACGTAAGAAATCAAAGAGGGACTTTTAAAGAAGCTTTCGCTGCACATGAAAAAGATCCCAAGGTAGACATCAAAGAGATTGATACGTGGAGAAATGCTTGCATAAAAGTCGGTAATCTTGCCGGAGAGCACATAAAGGGGGACAG GTACGAATCAACAATTATAAAAGAAATCGGTAGACGTATAGCTCATGAGTTGAATTCTAGATTCTCACGTCATGATTACAATAAACTTGTTGCAATAGACTCCCATGTAGACAGAATGATAGAGTTACTGGATATGGAATCAGATGATGTTCGCTTTGTAGGAATTCATGGGATGGGTGGCGTTGGTAAGACAATGCTGGctgaaataatttatgatagAGTTTCTAATTGTCGATTTGAAGGAAGCAGCTTTATTTCTTGCATTAGAGAAGAATCTAAAGCTCGTGGTCTAGCTTCTTTACAAAAACAACTTCTTTCTATGATCATGgaagaaaaaatacaaatatggGATCAAAACCATGGAGATCGGATGAGAAAGAAGATCCTGCATAATAAAAAGGTTTTTATCGTCCTTGATGATGTGGATAGTGACGAGCAACTAACGGCATTAGCAGGGGATCGGAAATGGTTTGGTCCAGGGAGTAGGGTGATCATAACATGCAGAGATAGTCATCTATTGAGAAGATATGAAGTGAATCCTATCTATAAGGTTGAGCAGCTTGAAATAGCAGAAGCTTTGCAACTCTTTAGTTTGTCAGCCTTCAAGGAAACCCATCCAATAGAGGATTACATGGATCTATCTATGGATTTTGTAAATTATGCTCAAGGCCTTCCTTTGGCTCTTAAAGTTTTGGGTTCCTTCCTatatgagagagaaatagatgCGTGGAAAAGTGAGAAAGATAAACTAAAAGCATTTCCGAATCCAAAAATTATGGATGTACTTCAAATAAGTTTTAATGGGCTGCAGAAATCACAAAAAGACTTATTTTTGGATATGGCGTGTTATTTCCGAGGACAGCATGGGGTGGATTACATATTTGATGATGACATGGCAGAAAGTTTTGGTCATTATCGCATTGATGTTGACGTTCTCATTGAGAAGTCCCTCTTAAGCAAATCAGAATATGGATTGTtgtccatgcatgatttgctaAAAGAAATGGGCCAGGAAATAGTTCAGCGTGAATGCCCTCAAGAACCAGGAAAACGTAGTAGAATCTTTTGCTTGGAGGATCTATATCAAGTATTGAAGAATGATGCT GGAACTGATGCAATTAAAGGCATAGCCGTGTATTCTTGTCCTGAAATGAAACAGAGACTCAATGCCAAAGCATTGTCAAAAATGacaaaattgagattttttaaattccaTCATTCTCAATCTATAAAATGGCATGGAAAACCTTTAAACTACATGCAAACCAATGAGTTGCGATTCATAGAGTGGTTTGGATATCATTTGAAATCTTGGCCGAGCAGTTTCAAACCAAAAAATCTTACTGTACTAAGGATGTATTCCAGCCAGATCAAACAATTATGGAAGGGGTCGATG GATTTAGACAATTTGAAGGAATTAGATATGGGTCATTCTGAGAATTTGATTGAAACTCCAGATTTGAGTGGAGCCCCAAATCTTGAGATAATAGACTTTCAAAATTGTAGAAGTTTATGCGAGGTCCACCCATCCATTAAAGAGCTCAAACAACTAAAACAATTATCCATGGCTGGCACAGGAATCAAACACCTATGGAAGGGGACGTTGGTG GTTTTACACAATTTGAAGATCTTAAATTTGAGTAATTGTAACAACTTGATTGAAACACCAGATTTGACAGGAACTCCAAATCTTGAGGAAATAAACTTTACAGATTGTACAAACTTGCGTGAGGTCCACCCATCCATCAAAGTGCTCAAGCAAATACAAATAATAAGGATAATTGGCACTGGAATCAAACACCTATGGAAGGGGACGTTGGTG GTTTTACACAATTTGAAGTTCTTAGCTTTGAGTTATTGTAAAAACTTGATTGAAACACCAGATTTGACAGGAACTCCAAATCTTGAGGAAATATACTTTACAGGTTGTACAAACTTGTGTGAGGTCCACCCATCCATCAAAGTgctcaaacaaattaaaaaaataatgataattggCACTGGAATCAAACAACTATGGAAGGGGTCGTTAATG GATTTAGacaatttgaagaaattagataTGGGTCATTCTGAGAATTTGATTGAAACTCCAGATTTGAGTGGAGCCCCAAATCTTGAGATAATAGACTTTCAAAATTGTAGAAGTTTATGCGAGGTCCACCCATCCATTAAAGAGCTCAAACAACTAAAACAATTATCCATGGCTGGCACAGGAATCAAACACCTATGGAAGGGGACGTTGGTG GTTTTACACAATTTGAAGATCTTAAATTTGAGTAATTGTAAAAACTTGATTGAAACACCAGATTTGACAAGAACTCCAAATCTTGAGGAAATAGACTTTACAGGTTGTACAAACTTGTGTGAGGTCCACCCATCCATCAAAGTgctcaaacaaattaaaaaaataatgataattggCACTGGAATCAAACAACTATGGAAGGGGTCGTTAATG GTTTTACacaatttgaagaaattacatATGGGTGATTCTGAGAATTTGATTGAAACTCCAGATTTGAGTGGAGCCCCAAATCTTGAGATAATATACTTTCAAAATTGTAGAAGTTTATGTGAGGTCCACCCATCCATTAAAGAGctcaaacaactaaaagaattaTCCATGATtggcaccggaatcaaacaccTATGGAAGGGGACGTTGGTG GTTTTACACAATTTAAAGATCTTAGCTTTGAGTTATTGTAAAAACTTGATTGAAACACCAGATTTGACAGGAACTCCAAATCTTGAGGAAATATACTTTACAGGTTGTACAAACTTGTGTGAGGTCCACCCATCCATCAAAGTgctcaaacaaattaaaaaaataatgataattggCACTGGAATCAAACAACTATGGAAGGGGTCGTTAATG GATTTAGACAATTTGAAGGAATTAGATATGGGTGATTCTGAGAATTTGATTGAAACTCCAGATTTGAGTGGAGCCCCAAATCTTGAGATAATAGACTTTCAAAATTGTAGAAGTTTATGTGAGGTCCACCCATCCATTAAAGAGctcaaacaactaaaagaattaTCCATGATtggcaccggaatcaaacaactaTGGAATGGGACGTTGGTG GGTTTAGACAATTTGAAGATCTTAGATCTGGGTGATTGTAAGAACTTGATTGAAACACCAGATTTGTCAGGAACCCCAAATCTTGAGGAAATAGACTTTATAGGTTGTACAAACTTGTGTGAGGTCCACCCATCCATCAAAGTGCTCAAGCAAATACAGAAAATAATAATGGCTGGCACAGGAATCAAACACCTATGGAAGGGGACGTCAGTG GGTTTAGACAATTTAAAGATCTTAGATCTGGGTGATTGTAAGAACTTGATTGAAATACCAGATTTGACAGGTGCCCAAAATCTTGAGGAAATATACGTTACAGGTTGTCTAAGCTTTTGTAAGGTCCACCCATCCATCAAAGTGCtcaaacaaattcaaaaaataataatggctGGCACTGGAATCAAACAACTATGGGAGGGGACGTTGGTG CAGGTTTTACAGAATTTGAAGATCTTAGATTTGAGTAATTGTAAGAACTTGATTGAAATACCAGATTTGACAGGAGCCCAAAATCTTGAGGAAATATACTTAACAGGTTGTACAAGCCTGTGTGAGGACCACCGATCCATGAAAGTTCTCAagcaaagacaaaaaataaaaatggttggCTAA